GCGGCACGCCCTACACCGACAACGACCGCACCGTCAGCGGGAAGGTGTACTGCCTGCCGGACGCCGCGGCGCGGCAGTTCAAGGAGCTGACGGAGATGGAGGCCGGCTGCAGCCACGCCTGCGTGGCGGTGCTCGACAACTTCGTGTACGTGGTGGGCGGCCAGCACCTGCAGTACCGCAGCGGCGAGGGCGCGGTGGACGCGTGCTTCCGCTACGACCCGCACCTCAGCCGCTGGCTGCGCGTGCCGCCCATGCAGGAGAGCCGCATCCAGTTCCAGCTCAACGTGCTGCGGGGGCGGCTCTACGCCACCGGGGGGCGCAACCGCTCCGGCAGCCTGTCGTCCGTGGAGTGCTACTGCCCGAAGAAGAACGAGTGGGGCTACGTGGACTCGCTGAAGCGCAGGATCTGGGGGCACGCCGGCACCGCCTGCGCGGACAAGCTGTACATTTCCGGGGGCTACGGGGTCTCGGTGGAGGACAAAAAGACCCTGCACTGCTACGACCCCGCTGCCGACCAGTGGGAGTTCAAGTCCCCCATGAACGAACCCCGGGTGCTGCACGCCATGATCAGCGCGAGCGGCCGGATCTACTCCCTCGGGGGGCGCATGGACCACGTGGACCGCTGCTTTGACGTTTTGGCGGTGGAGTATTACATTCCGGACACGGATCAGTGGACCACGGTCAGCCCCATGCGAGCCGGCCAATCGGAGGCCGGCTGCTGCTTATTGGATAAAAAGATCTACATTGTAGGGGGCTATAACTGGCACCTGAACAACGTCACCAGTATCGTGCAAGTATACAACACAGAAACTGACGAATGGGAGCGAGATCTGCATTTCCCAGAGTCCTTTGCGGGAATCGCATGCACACCTATCATACTTCCACAAACCACGACCCAACGGTAACTCCTCACTCAATGATAATGACTACGACGAACCGCTTGTGGCATTATTGAAACGGAGACTTGAACTATCGTTTCATGTGTACTGTAGAAAATGCCCTGAAATGGTATGAACATGGAGCAGTGTTGATATTGAAATAATTATGCATTCTGAGTACAGTAATaccttaaatcaatattttctcTGACCATTTTTCCATTGCAGTGAAAATGGCATTGCATACCTATAGTGATTAGTGGGCCATGAGACcccgttttatttttaatttgcaatATTTACTTTTAACGTTCTTTCAGTTGATAATTGGGTCCATTTAGGAGTAATTTTGTGCTGAATTTGGTGAAACCTCTTTGTGGAGAACAACTGTTAAGTGCGAGGTGAATCAGACATTGCTGAAATTGTGTTTCATAAAAGAAATCCAATTAATTTAATCGTACTAAAACCTCTGTCTTGAGTGGATTTTCCTCAAAGAAATGACATATTAAGAGATAAAAGTGCCTGCCATCATACAAAGAAAATGTCAGTGTAGAATTTGTTGCTCCTTAAACTTAGAGGAGCACCGTACCTTTTAACTGCAATTGGTGTGCAGTGCTGTTACAAAGCATGCTTTGGGGAAAGGCTCCACACAGAAAAATCCTCAAAAGGGGAAACCGCATCAGATTTTCAGTATTAATGGTTCATGGCAGCCTCCTCATAAAAGGTCTCTGAGTCCACAGTTCTACCTGGTGATTCTGTGGATTCAGGATTACACTCTTTGGTCTCAAATTTAATGAAGTTTTGTTGCACATGGAAGATTGAAACCAGCTTGAAAGCTTGTTGTTACAGACTGACCAGTCAACCGTATGGGCATTAAACCAGTATTAGCATGCACAATTGAGCCTAACGCTTCGCTCTATCGCTAATGCTAAAGTGAGTCTAATTCCCTAATGAGTCAAAATTAGATAGAGGTATATCTTATCGCCACTGCTGAAGAACATGGTGTGAAAAATATGGCTGTATCTTAACACAGGAATGGCGGGAACAAAAACCGTTTACAAACGGGCAGGtcactgaaaatgagctgtACAATTTGGAAAGTCAACATAGAAAACAATCAATATTCCAGTTTCCACGTACCCAATTTTTGGTCATAAACTAAGAATTATagcaaataaaaatagtttAAGAATAATGTAAGGGTGTTTCCCCGGGGAGATTGCGTGAccgtagagcaggggtgtccaatcttacccagaaagggccggggtgtgtgcaggttgttgttttagcacaggactaagacagctgattctactcatcaaggtcttgattaaagaacaggattagttcattagtataatcaggtgtgttactgctgggttaaaacaaaaacctgcacccacgccggcccttttaggataagattggacaccatAGAGCATCTGACACTCAAACGGCATACAGTTCCCGCACACTGCTGAACGTTTGACTTCTTACTGTCTGTTCTGTGGTCCTAGCTCTTTCTATAAACCTGGTTTCCAGTGACAAATGAGGTGAGTGGACTTTCACCCTcttcttgtgggaaaaaaaaaggcagcTATGGTTCCAATCAGTGAAAGATTTCAGTTCTTAATCATATATAGTTTATATCTTATAATCGTATATAGGCATATATTCACATTCCACGCGCATTCAGAGTTACAAACTATGCCCATTTTCGTATTTCCAGTGTGATTTCTGTTTGCCTAAATTATGAATTTGTGCAAGTCTGAGGCACAGGATTGAGATTTTAAGTTGTTTTCGAGATAgtcgtttttttgttgttgtttttctcactTTTTGCGCTGTAAAATAGTACTTGAGGGACATTCTCCTAAGATTAAtacattggaatgtattttgtgagAAAAAGATTGAACCTATTTGCAGGTAGTTAATATATGcaaaattcatttttgttttatttttatgaaggtTCACACATCTGTCAATTATTGTGCATATTCTGACAGTACACATTATAACAAATACTCAACTACTTCGACTAACTACCGTTAGATAGCAAGCCAACTGGCAAGCATGGAATCGATCAAACATCCTTATAACCTCTGTATTGATTGACAGCTGAGTTGATTCTACCTCATCTGTTAAAAGGGGTGTATAGCATGCCCTTCCACTCAAAACTATTGTTGAAGTTTGGTATAAGAAAAATGTACTTGGGCACATATTAACTACAAGCCAATCTTTCAAATGTGAAGGTTTTGAGATTCAGGTCATAGGCCCACATGTGTTTTGtctaaataaatgtgattttggGAGAGTGTCCCTCATAAATTGAAATTTTGCTTTATATGGATTTGGCATTTCGTACAATTTTATATGAGACTTTATGTAGTTTATTTCCTGAGATCTGCTATCTGAAaattagcaaaacaaacagaagacaCTACTAAATCTACAAACTATTTGAACTATACTAGTCATATCTGAGATCAAAAGGTGTGAGTCGCCCACAAATATTGGTTTGTGTGAAATGGAATGAGCCAAGAGTTCAGTCCAAACATGTAGGAATGTATATGATTTTCAAAGGTCAGAAAGTGTTATTTAATCAATATATTTCTTTACACCAATATCGTGTGTCTCTTGTCCTCCAGTGTCTGTTTGCTTCATATGTACAGTAGCTTAGCCTTTCCCTTTGAAAAATGCATACCCATGTTCAATAGCTAGAAAGGGTTAgtttaaatgtgtgaaatggaGATTACTTATAGCACTTTGAAAATGGCAGAGAAGCACATTATCAAATGTTTTTCTATTGTTGTCCTGTGCAGCAATGGGGCAAAGTTGGTCAAATGGTTAGTCTGATTGACTCCTGAAACCATGACAGACACATATAAGTGAActagactaaattaaattttaagaTGAAGCGCGTCAAATTCCTACTTATGGAAGTGTTCCGTTTTCATCTggtagggttttttttctgctaatagtatgtttttttaaatgcaacatATAGTCCCAAAAGAACATGTATAGTGTGGATTTTGTGATGTTGATATATTTTTCCCTTGCTTCAATATGAAACTGTTGCCAGTTGTGGAAAGTTGAATTCCATCCTGCAAAGGTAGGATTGGAACAGTCCCAACGCAGGTCGACAAGGTCTGCTGGCTTCTGTTGTCACTCGACATTGAATCAATCCGTTAAACAGCCGATTGGATAGTTTCACGCGGTTTCCTGGGTCGAGTATTTAAggtaaaaaccagcagaccactCCTCCAGCACTGGCCACTCCTGGACGGAAACATCAGATTTCTGCATTCAATTAGCAATCATCACATGGACCATATTTGGATTAAAGATGGCACTTATTTGCCTTCTTTATATTATATCTCTGTTATATGATGTGTACTCGTTTTTTTGGTTGTCTTGTCTCTTAACACTAAAGCACATTTTTATGGTTTATTGTTACATTAAATGCATTATAAATGTCTTCTACTCAAAGTTGATGAATGTATAATTTTTGCATACGATCTCAACTGTTGCTAAAACAATTTTGTATGAATTGAAAGGAGCTCTCCAGTGTTACAGCTTCAGTCGTGGAGTGTATTTTTTCCTGTGAATGAGATCATGAATCAAAATAAATGAGTTGCTAATTGGCCCGATATTTAGGGTGAGTGTAGCACTTTTAAAACGTGAAATATTCGGTGTGCCCTGTTACGGTGTTACCTTTAAATTCGGATGTTCAACATGCTGTATAAAGGTATTCTCAAAGGCAGTAGAGGCTAATGTTAAAGGGTTGGCCTGATTCCCAGTGCAGGAAAGCTGTGTAACCTATGTGTAATTTGCATGTACAAGATCTGGAATTTAAGATCCTGTAATTGTCATCTGTGTCTTTCTATAGTAATttctaaataagtctaatggATATATTTTGGCATGATTTGCTGCTATAATAAGAATGTACTGTGACTGTCCTATCAGGGTTTTCCATATACAGGCATAGCACTGGTCATTAAAGACCAATTGATGCACTACAGGGTCCTGGATATATGTTTTGTTGTTCATGCAATGAGTTGTATGCATTGTGAAGCTATTGGCTCTTTGGAAAGTATAGTGTGAACACAGCTAATGCTTCTCGCTGCCAACATGACGACAAGTTAGTCCTCATATTACTGGGCAAACATCATCttatgcattattttattcataagtgTACACATGCATCACATGCCCCACATTCCATTGCCTGTTGGTTTCCTTGGTTACTTTAGAACCAAGTTTTCCTACCAGTGAAGGGAAGGTGAAACAATTGCCCACACAAATTATTGGCTTTTATACCAGGATATagaataaattcataaatgtcttattgatttttgttttgttaaaaacAAGACGAATAATTCCACTTGACCATAACGATTATGGTAATGCggatttgtatttattgttagCCTATTATATCATTGGTTGCATGGAAGATAAATTGAAGGTATATACTCACAGATAATCAAATGAAATGGCCACTGCTTGTGCATATGTCCGTTGAGAAAGATGATGggtttttggttttgattgCATTTCCCGAATTTTTTTGCATTCAGTTATCACTTGCAACAATAGTTGCTTGATCAGTCTTGTTTCAGTCCAGTTGAGACAAAATGACaagacaaaatgaattaatatcTGTAATGTGGTTCTTTGTGAAAATCTGTTTGAATGTtgactgtattattaatttctAGGATTCTCTTCTGAGAACGGGTGCTAACGATATCGCAAACTCTGAAGGAGCAACCTGGATGTCATTTTTAGTATGAACAACTCAGTGAATAATTGGTTGACAGTACCTACAGTAAGTGTTTGGAAGAGTTACTATTGGTTATTGCCTTTCTGATTTGATATCAGAAAATTGGGTTGGCTCCATCGATCGAAGCTGTCCTTGTCGGGGCTATATGCATTATAATGCATATTTTGGAATATCCAGCACCCTTGGAATGAAAGCTTTCAAATCAGTGGTTTGAATGTAGGAGTGCTCATAACTCAAATTATGCAATGGTTTAAATTTAAACTTTAACCGCTTATAAAGCAATGGCTTTGTGTTGTATGTCAGGTTTTGTGTCTATGTTGTAGCATATTGACCATTAGTTGTGTATGCTCTCCACTTGTGCAATTTGATGTGATATTTGTGTGTGATTACAAGTCTGGTTTGGCATGTTTATTTGAACCTACCTATATTGTTCCTTTGAACGTATCCTTTAATTGTGTTgttgtatatgttttttttttttggttgtttttttttcaccaaatgACCTTTACTCTTACAGAAACCTCAATACTGTCGCAGTGTTGAAATAACTGAATGTACCTTACCTGGCAGCACTTTCTTGGTTTCTAACACCAAACACCTTGTCTCTCATTGATAGGATGCATTGACTTTCAGCAAGCTATCAAAACTAAACAAACATGTATGTGCTTATGACGATGTGATtttcaataaaagaaaaaaaaaactggtcacttgtttgtgtggattttgaaAGCCAGGTGCAactatactttttttattttttattattattatttcttttttaatccgattttttccctttttctcccaatttggtagccaattggaccccgcctgattcaattagagctagtattagata
The sequence above is a segment of the Conger conger chromosome 4, fConCon1.1, whole genome shotgun sequence genome. Coding sequences within it:
- the klhl26 gene encoding kelch-like protein 26 isoform X2, whose amino-acid sequence is MAESGGGELDSDRPQNRAMFTGGMREASQDTIELKGLSARGLKHIIDFAYSAEVTLDLDCIQDVLGAAVFLQMVPVVELCEEFLKSAMSVETCLNIGQMATTFNLSSLRESVDAFTFRHFLQIAEEEDFLHIPAERLVFFLQSNKLKNCSEIDLFHAAVRWLQHDGARRAGASQVLRHVRFPLMRSSELVDSVQTVDIMVEDVQCRQFLLEAFNFQILPFRQHEMRSPRTAIRSDAVSLITFGGTPYTDNDRTVSGKVYCLPDAAARQFKELTEMEAGCSHACVAVLDNFVYVVGGQHLQYRSGEGAVDACFRYDPHLSRWLRVPPMQESRIQFQLNVLRGRLYATGGRNRSGSLSSVECYCPKKNEWGYVDSLKRRIWGHAGTACADKLYISGGYGVSVEDKKTLHCYDPAADQWEFKSPMNEPRVLHAMISASGRIYSLGGRMDHVDRCFDVLAVEYYIPDTDQWTTVSPMRAGQSEAGCCLLDKKIYIVGGYNWHLNNVTSIVQVYNTETDEWERDLHFPESFAGIACTPIILPQTTTQR
- the klhl26 gene encoding kelch-like protein 26 isoform X3 yields the protein MFTGGMREASQDTIELKGLSARGLKHIIDFAYSAEVTLDLDCIQDVLGAAVFLQMVPVVELCEEFLKSAMSVETCLNIGQMATTFNLSSLRESVDAFTFRHFLQIAEEEDFLHIPAERLVFFLQSNKLKNCSEIDLFHAAVRWLQHDGARRAGASQVLRHVRFPLMRSSELVDSVQTVDIMVEDVQCRQFLLEAFNFQILPFRQHEMRSPRTAIRSDAVSLITFGGTPYTDNDRTVSGKVYCLPDAAARQFKELTEMEAGCSHACVAVLDNFVYVVGGQHLQYRSGEGAVDACFRYDPHLSRWLRVPPMQESRIQFQLNVLRGRLYATGGRNRSGSLSSVECYCPKKNEWGYVDSLKRRIWGHAGTACADKLYISGGYGVSVEDKKTLHCYDPAADQWEFKSPMNEPRVLHAMISASGRIYSLGGRMDHVDRCFDVLAVEYYIPDTDQWTTVSPMRAGQSEAGCCLLDKKIYIVGGYNWHLNNVTSIVQVYNTETDEWERDLHFPESFAGIACTPIILPQTTTQR